The Nitrospira tepida genome includes a window with the following:
- a CDS encoding porin family protein encodes MAIDQSFSMLRITARVCLLAGSLMAAAQGTAQAESYVAGQFGLTVPSMSGGLTNVDLTGSFPEGSTFSDNALKSSLLFGAKFGHFFNRAPWFGLETEAFMTNPHIKQQPLTLTVPPVSATAELPGAYFRVVTWAPVNLVFRYPGKRLQPYVAIGPGLFFARIKDPNSSDSQSDTRLGLNTQVGIRYFVTRHFALFGEWKFNHARFRFDEKPDYFGFNGTYNMHHFVLGLGYHF; translated from the coding sequence ATGGCCATTGATCAATCTTTTTCCATGCTTCGGATAACGGCCAGGGTTTGCCTGCTCGCCGGCTCTCTCATGGCCGCGGCACAAGGGACGGCGCAGGCGGAATCCTACGTGGCTGGACAATTTGGTCTCACGGTCCCTTCGATGAGCGGAGGGCTGACCAATGTCGATCTGACCGGATCCTTCCCCGAGGGCTCGACCTTTTCGGACAATGCGTTGAAGTCCTCGCTGCTGTTCGGCGCCAAGTTCGGTCATTTCTTCAACCGCGCCCCCTGGTTCGGCCTCGAGACGGAAGCGTTCATGACGAACCCCCACATCAAGCAGCAGCCGCTGACCTTGACCGTTCCTCCCGTCTCAGCCACCGCCGAGTTGCCGGGCGCCTACTTCCGCGTCGTGACCTGGGCGCCGGTGAATCTCGTCTTTCGCTACCCCGGGAAACGGTTACAGCCCTACGTCGCCATCGGTCCCGGGCTGTTCTTCGCGCGCATCAAGGACCCCAATTCCTCCGACTCCCAATCTGACACCAGGCTCGGATTGAATACTCAGGTCGGAATCCGCTACTTCGTCACCAGGCACTTCGCGCTCTTCGGCGAATGGAAGTTCAACCATGCCCGTTTCCGCTTCGACGAGAAGCCCGATTATTTCGGCTTCAACGGCACCTACAATATGCACCACTTTGTGCTCGGCCTCGGCTACCATTTTTAA
- a CDS encoding HEAT repeat domain-containing protein: MLARNERGQVRLTLVLLLIGLVVTAVWIWKRTPPDVQDYVVEQVVPATALACVVAAGGWLLVRPFRKRRAQRARRARLLASFKKARTWEARRDLAFQLVEINEYQRHGLEEVAGELKDIFMATLKQAVGDKQHRLRGMAASHLGVLQDPSTVPALMAALDDDHAYVRGCAALGLGRMRAIQAKEKLAVMMKEDWDQTVRSRAREAWERIG; the protein is encoded by the coding sequence ATGCTCGCGCGCAACGAACGGGGACAGGTCCGGCTGACGCTGGTGCTCCTGCTGATCGGGCTGGTGGTGACGGCGGTGTGGATCTGGAAACGGACCCCGCCGGATGTCCAGGATTACGTCGTGGAGCAGGTCGTGCCGGCTACGGCCCTGGCTTGCGTGGTCGCGGCCGGCGGATGGCTGTTGGTCCGGCCCTTTCGCAAGCGGCGCGCGCAACGAGCGCGACGGGCCCGCTTGCTCGCATCCTTCAAGAAGGCCCGCACGTGGGAGGCGCGCCGCGACCTGGCCTTCCAACTCGTCGAGATCAATGAATATCAACGGCACGGTCTTGAAGAGGTGGCCGGAGAGCTAAAGGACATTTTTATGGCCACGCTCAAACAGGCGGTGGGGGACAAGCAACATCGCCTCCGCGGCATGGCGGCCAGCCACCTGGGGGTGCTGCAAGACCCGTCCACCGTGCCGGCCTTGATGGCGGCCCTGGACGACGACCATGCCTATGTCCGCGGCTGCGCGGCACTGGGATTGGGACGAATGAGGGCGATCCAGGCGAAGGAGAAGCTGGCCGTGATGATGAAGGAGGATTGGGACCAGACGGTTCGCAGCCGCGCGCGGGAAGCCTGGGAGCGGATAGGTTAA
- a CDS encoding ATP-binding cassette domain-containing protein, whose protein sequence is MSERTVAIDVAHLGKTYDQFQAVHDLSFQVYEGEIFGLLGPNGAGKSTTLRVMITLLQPTTGGVSILGHDVVREADRVRRIIGYVPQERAIDRFLTGREHLELLASLYHLPKDEARRRIAELLKLVDLEGHADRPAKTYSGGMKRKLDIACGLLPNPKILFLDEPTLGLDVPSRLRIWDYVRMLRQRGLTVVMTTNYLDEADQLCDRLAIIDRGTIKALGAPTELKLGLGGDLVSLTIKNGEALDALAAAVRGLPSVRAVTMKPLGLDIRVDSPEKALPAILDAANRTYCQLELIDYHRPRLDDVFIAHTGRAIREEIPAENHEE, encoded by the coding sequence ATGAGCGAACGGACCGTGGCGATCGACGTCGCCCACCTCGGCAAAACCTACGACCAGTTTCAGGCGGTTCACGACCTCTCCTTTCAGGTCTACGAAGGGGAGATCTTCGGATTGCTGGGGCCCAACGGGGCCGGGAAGAGCACGACCCTGCGCGTGATGATCACGCTCCTCCAACCGACGACCGGAGGCGTGTCGATCCTGGGCCATGACGTCGTGCGGGAGGCGGACCGCGTCCGACGGATCATCGGCTACGTGCCGCAAGAGCGCGCGATCGACCGGTTTCTGACCGGCCGTGAACATCTCGAACTGCTCGCCTCGCTCTATCATCTGCCGAAGGACGAGGCCCGGCGGCGCATTGCCGAACTGCTGAAGCTCGTCGATCTGGAAGGCCATGCGGACCGGCCCGCCAAGACCTATTCGGGCGGCATGAAGCGGAAGCTGGATATCGCCTGCGGCCTGTTGCCGAACCCGAAGATTCTGTTCCTCGACGAGCCGACTTTGGGGCTGGACGTGCCGAGTCGGCTGCGGATTTGGGACTATGTGAGGATGTTGCGGCAACGGGGCCTGACCGTGGTCATGACGACGAATTATTTGGATGAAGCCGATCAATTGTGCGACCGGCTGGCCATCATCGACCGGGGAACGATCAAGGCGTTGGGGGCCCCCACCGAATTGAAGTTGGGGCTTGGCGGCGATCTGGTCTCCCTCACCATCAAGAACGGCGAGGCGCTTGACGCCCTGGCCGCGGCCGTACGCGGGCTCCCCTCCGTTCGCGCGGTCACCATGAAGCCGCTGGGCTTGGATATCCGGGTGGACTCGCCCGAAAAGGCCCTTCCGGCCATTTTGGATGCAGCCAATCGGACTTATTGCCAATTGGAATTAATCGATTATCATAGGCCCCGGCTGGACGACGTGTTCATCGCCCACACGGGGCGCGCGATTCGGGAAGAGATCCCGGCGGAGAATCATGAGGAATGA
- a CDS encoding LON peptidase substrate-binding domain-containing protein, translated as MLKESGHNAPQPARDASEEGLQVPDIIPIFALPTVVFFPRTYLPLHVFEPRYREMVQDAAREGRCIGMALLKDGWESNYYGNPPVFSMGCVGRLMTVQPLPDGRSNILLQGVERYEIQEEFYDRRYRRARIVLRPQSEDRSIEPALRTKLEQDLERYIGERENSHVWKEFLRQGVSDDSLVQRVSAYLDCTPLEKQLLLESESLRQQTLRLRDLIHFKLHEQHGVKGWG; from the coding sequence ATGCTGAAGGAGTCTGGCCATAATGCACCGCAGCCCGCTCGGGACGCCTCCGAGGAGGGCCTGCAAGTTCCTGACATCATTCCGATTTTTGCCCTCCCCACCGTCGTCTTTTTCCCCCGGACCTACCTGCCGTTGCATGTGTTCGAACCCCGGTACCGTGAGATGGTTCAGGATGCGGCCCGCGAGGGCCGCTGTATCGGGATGGCGCTGCTGAAAGACGGCTGGGAATCGAACTACTACGGAAACCCTCCGGTCTTTTCGATGGGCTGCGTCGGCCGATTGATGACCGTGCAGCCGTTGCCGGACGGCCGGTCGAACATTCTGCTCCAAGGCGTGGAACGGTACGAGATCCAGGAAGAGTTCTATGACCGGCGCTACCGGCGGGCCAGGATCGTCCTGCGTCCCCAGTCCGAGGATCGTTCCATCGAGCCGGCGCTTCGGACGAAGCTGGAGCAGGACTTGGAACGCTATATCGGGGAGCGCGAGAACAGCCACGTGTGGAAAGAATTTCTTCGCCAGGGGGTAAGCGACGACAGCTTGGTTCAGCGGGTGTCCGCCTATCTGGATTGCACCCCGCTGGAAAAGCAGTTGCTGCTTGAATCGGAGAGCCTGCGCCAGCAGACCCTTCGATTGCGGGATCTCATCCACTTCAAACTGCATGAGCAACATGGCGTGAAAGGTTGGGGATGA
- a CDS encoding MarR family winged helix-turn-helix transcriptional regulator, whose amino-acid sequence MRHYKKRVFDPSTAGSAQTARVNPHGGLDSPSRSFYDPAPIAMSSPKLPDLKDDPHLKVIRPLVEAYLAFSRADNRHIRAMKLTPAQFDVIATLGDTDGLTCSELSQATLVTKGTLTGVLDRLAAKGLIRRDPDPQDRRAVRIRLTDKGDALFRKTYGAHIMYLRPFFERALNKHQAGQAAELLVRIRDSFTQPR is encoded by the coding sequence ATGCGGCACTATAAAAAGCGTGTCTTCGACCCGTCAACAGCCGGATCGGCACAGACCGCGCGCGTCAATCCCCACGGCGGGCTTGACTCTCCATCACGGTCCTTCTACGATCCGGCGCCGATCGCCATGTCGTCGCCGAAGTTGCCCGATCTGAAAGATGATCCGCACCTGAAAGTGATCCGCCCGCTCGTGGAGGCCTATCTGGCTTTCTCGCGCGCCGACAACCGGCACATCCGCGCGATGAAACTCACGCCCGCGCAATTCGACGTGATCGCGACATTGGGCGACACGGACGGCCTGACCTGTTCGGAGCTGTCGCAGGCCACGCTCGTGACCAAGGGCACCCTGACCGGCGTCTTGGATCGCCTGGCGGCGAAGGGGTTGATCCGGCGGGACCCGGACCCGCAGGACCGCCGCGCGGTGCGCATCAGGCTCACGGACAAGGGCGACGCCTTGTTCCGGAAGACCTACGGGGCGCACATCATGTACCTGCGCCCGTTTTTCGAGCGGGCGCTCAACAAGCACCAGGCCGGCCAGGCGGCCGAGTTGCTGGTTCGCATTCGAGACAGTTTCACCCAGCCCCGTTGA
- a CDS encoding ABC transporter permease — translation MREYWQEVSALTLRWVRRLSREKFSMLFTLVQPMLFWLIFFGNLFQRAADTQVVQAPNYISFLAAGVVVMTVLNNGLAGGVDLLFDKENGFLERLMSTPIHRTSVIVSRFLFVMGITSMQVLVILGVAWLFGVRPATGLAGVAMILLIGMAFGVGLTAISMAMAFSVKSHGDFFSVLGFLSLPMIFLSSALVPLAAMPSWMGFLAQFNPMTWAIDAVRPLILSGWSEALPKIGVVAAGMAVFDALCLYGGAKAFRRAMG, via the coding sequence ATGCGTGAATATTGGCAGGAAGTCAGCGCCCTTACGCTGAGGTGGGTCAGGCGGCTCAGCCGAGAAAAATTCAGCATGCTGTTCACGTTGGTCCAGCCCATGCTGTTCTGGCTCATCTTCTTCGGGAACCTCTTCCAGCGCGCGGCCGATACGCAGGTCGTTCAGGCGCCCAACTACATCAGTTTTCTGGCCGCGGGCGTCGTCGTGATGACCGTGTTGAACAACGGCTTGGCCGGCGGCGTGGACCTGTTGTTCGACAAGGAAAATGGCTTCCTGGAGCGGCTGATGTCCACCCCGATCCATCGGACCTCGGTCATCGTCAGCCGGTTCCTGTTCGTCATGGGGATCACGTCGATGCAGGTGCTGGTGATTTTGGGCGTCGCCTGGCTCTTCGGCGTCCGCCCGGCGACGGGGCTGGCCGGCGTGGCCATGATTCTCCTGATCGGCATGGCGTTCGGCGTAGGCCTGACCGCCATTTCGATGGCGATGGCCTTTTCCGTCAAGAGCCACGGCGATTTCTTTTCCGTGCTGGGCTTCCTGTCCTTGCCGATGATCTTTTTGAGTTCGGCGCTGGTGCCGCTGGCGGCGATGCCGTCCTGGATGGGGTTTCTGGCGCAGTTTAATCCGATGACCTGGGCGATCGATGCGGTGCGTCCATTGATCCTGTCGGGATGGAGCGAGGCCCTGCCGAAAATCGGCGTGGTGGCCGCGGGGATGGCGGTATTTGACGCCCTCTGCCTCTATGGCGGCGCCAAAGCCTTTCGGCGGGCGATGGGATGA
- a CDS encoding MBL fold metallo-hydrolase: MRLTVLGSGTNVHPRRAAAGYLVETDQPFVIDFGPRTLSNLLKTGLDRHRLTHLLFSHFHADHFSDFITFYFDAVIHAKLVRPRPDLTLIGPRGSRRLFQTIIRTFPSFNDAPFRVRIQEVADETFTVGQTSITARTVRHTPRLHCLGYRLEHKGRSWAYSGDSQYCPALVSLCEGSDLAVLDCSYPANRPGPAHMHAGDCGRVAQESGAARLLLSHFYQVAERYDVKAQAGKHYRGRITKARDLLQIAW; this comes from the coding sequence ATGCGACTCACGGTCCTTGGGTCCGGCACCAACGTGCATCCTCGGCGGGCCGCCGCCGGCTACCTCGTTGAGACCGATCAGCCCTTCGTCATCGATTTCGGCCCGCGCACCCTATCGAATCTGCTCAAGACGGGACTGGATAGACACCGGCTCACCCACCTGCTGTTTTCGCACTTCCACGCGGATCACTTTTCGGACTTCATCACGTTCTATTTCGATGCCGTGATCCATGCGAAGCTCGTGCGCCCGCGTCCCGATCTGACGTTGATCGGTCCGCGCGGCAGCCGCAGACTCTTCCAGACGATCATCCGGACCTTTCCCTCGTTCAACGACGCGCCCTTTCGCGTGCGCATTCAGGAGGTCGCGGACGAGACCTTCACCGTCGGGCAGACCAGCATCACGGCGAGGACCGTGCGCCACACGCCGCGCCTGCATTGCCTCGGCTATCGGCTGGAGCACAAGGGCCGCTCGTGGGCCTACTCGGGCGACTCCCAATACTGCCCCGCCCTCGTCTCCCTTTGCGAGGGCAGCGACCTGGCGGTCCTGGACTGTTCCTACCCGGCCAACCGCCCGGGCCCCGCGCATATGCATGCCGGCGACTGCGGCCGCGTGGCGCAGGAGTCGGGCGCGGCGCGGCTGCTGCTGTCCCACTTTTATCAAGTGGCGGAGCGGTACGACGTCAAGGCGCAGGCGGGCAAACACTACCGGGGGAGGATTACGAAGGCGCGCGATCTGTTGCAGATCGCCTGGTGA
- a CDS encoding SirB1 family protein, with the protein MPTSESQIRAMIRLLSDEDERIVRTITGKLVDMGTSAVPLLQEAEREEPEMVQRIAVILEEIRGGKLEQELQDLAMAPDHRMDLEAGVFLIARYAYPNLDVAYFTRQLDHMAAEVRGYIGPRSSGEETVKALGRYLFAELGYCGNTKNYYEADNSYINKVLDRRTGIPISLSTIYLLIGRRLGLPVCGIGMPGHFLVKFDSERYKIFIDCFNSGALLTEKNCIRFLTEAGYGFDDRYLQPSSIRAILIRTIKNLVAIYSKMEEPLKKARLTRFMNILEADAKTAD; encoded by the coding sequence ATGCCGACGAGTGAAAGTCAAATCAGGGCCATGATCCGCCTCTTGAGCGACGAGGACGAGCGGATCGTCCGAACGATCACCGGAAAACTCGTGGACATGGGGACCAGCGCCGTGCCGCTGCTCCAGGAAGCGGAGCGGGAAGAACCGGAGATGGTCCAGCGGATCGCGGTGATCCTGGAAGAGATTCGCGGCGGGAAGTTGGAACAGGAACTGCAGGATCTGGCGATGGCGCCCGATCACCGGATGGATCTGGAAGCGGGGGTGTTTCTGATCGCGCGCTATGCGTACCCCAATCTGGATGTCGCCTACTTCACCCGGCAACTGGACCACATGGCGGCCGAGGTCCGGGGATATATCGGCCCCCGATCCAGCGGGGAGGAAACCGTCAAGGCGCTCGGGCGATACCTGTTCGCCGAGTTGGGCTATTGCGGCAATACCAAGAATTACTATGAAGCCGACAACAGTTATATCAACAAGGTGCTCGACCGGCGCACCGGCATTCCGATCAGCCTCTCGACCATCTATCTCTTGATCGGCAGGCGGCTGGGCTTGCCCGTGTGCGGCATCGGCATGCCGGGACACTTCCTCGTCAAATTCGACTCGGAGCGGTACAAGATTTTTATCGACTGTTTCAACTCCGGCGCCCTGTTGACGGAAAAAAACTGCATCCGGTTTCTGACCGAAGCGGGATACGGCTTCGACGACCGCTACCTCCAGCCGAGTTCCATCCGCGCGATCCTCATCCGGACGATCAAGAATCTGGTGGCGATCTACAGCAAGATGGAAGAGCCGCTCAAGAAGGCTCGGCTCACGCGCTTCATGAACATTCTCGAAGCGGACGCCAAGACTGCGGACTAA
- a CDS encoding dimethylarginine dimethylaminohydrolase family protein: MSRFLVCAPDYFSIDYEINPWMRRKNEVHSDRARDQWEGLVRVLEQEAGAILERLDPVPGLPDLVFTANAGVVQGRRAVVSRFRHPERQREEIHFENWFRAQGYEVGLLEKGLFFEGAGDLLGFPDTWFGGYRQRSDIRAYPVLSEIFQREIIPVELVDSRFYHLDTCFCPLSGGELLYYPPAFDPYAQAAIAERVPAVRQVVVPESDALKFACNAVCVGKHVVLPTGCETTERLLHERGYLTHPTPLDEFLKSGGSAKCLTLALD; the protein is encoded by the coding sequence GTGAGCCGGTTCCTGGTCTGCGCCCCGGATTACTTCTCAATCGATTACGAGATCAATCCCTGGATGCGCCGCAAGAACGAGGTCCATTCGGACCGCGCGCGGGACCAGTGGGAGGGGTTGGTCCGGGTGCTGGAACAGGAGGCTGGCGCCATCCTGGAACGGCTCGATCCGGTGCCGGGGCTGCCCGATCTGGTATTCACGGCCAACGCCGGCGTCGTACAGGGACGGCGCGCGGTCGTCAGTCGATTCCGCCATCCCGAGCGGCAACGGGAGGAGATCCATTTCGAGAACTGGTTCCGCGCGCAGGGTTATGAGGTGGGGCTGCTTGAGAAGGGGTTGTTCTTCGAGGGGGCCGGCGACCTCCTGGGATTTCCCGATACCTGGTTTGGAGGCTATCGGCAACGGTCGGACATCAGGGCCTATCCGGTGCTTAGCGAGATCTTTCAGCGGGAGATCATTCCAGTGGAACTCGTCGATAGCCGCTTTTACCATTTGGATACCTGCTTCTGCCCGCTCAGCGGAGGGGAGCTGTTGTACTACCCTCCGGCGTTCGATCCCTACGCGCAGGCCGCGATCGCGGAACGGGTTCCTGCCGTGAGGCAAGTGGTCGTGCCGGAATCCGACGCGCTCAAGTTCGCCTGCAATGCGGTCTGCGTCGGCAAGCACGTGGTTCTGCCGACCGGGTGCGAGACGACCGAACGGCTACTTCACGAGCGGGGGTACCTCACCCATCCCACCCCGCTGGATGAGTTTCTGAAATCGGGCGGCTCGGCCAAGTGTCTGACGCTGGCCCTGGATTAG
- a CDS encoding ornithine cyclodeaminase: MSQPQYSELVSLHGHIIDSLILAKVLDTILMMGGSFDLQEVRIGVTREQPSRARILVQAPSEELLAEILTAIQPHGAAPEVDRDCEVEPAPVDGVLPDRFYATSHLPTQVRLGGHWVPVEPIEMDTAIRVDPVKRCAGIVPMAEVRKGDLVVVGRSGVRVQPLSRPARRDVFGFMEAQVSSERPHAPLIADIAKRMQALRTSFRQGHPASKILLAGGPAIVHAGGRDALTWLVESGFVQVLFCGNALAAHDMEATLFGTSLGYGLAAGRTMPHGHEHHLRTINRIRGIGSIEEAVRQGVITTGIMAACVKQGVQIVMAGTIRDDGPLPGVITDSMQAQAAMRAALPDVGLALLVASTLHAVATGNLLPATVPTVCVDVNPSVPTKLADRGSFQAVGLVMDAASFLKELARELGWKP, translated from the coding sequence ATGTCCCAGCCTCAATACAGCGAACTGGTTTCCCTCCACGGGCACATCATCGATTCTCTGATCCTGGCCAAGGTTCTGGATACCATCCTCATGATGGGCGGGAGCTTCGATCTGCAGGAGGTGCGGATCGGGGTGACGCGGGAGCAACCCTCCAGAGCCCGTATTCTCGTCCAGGCTCCTTCGGAAGAACTACTGGCGGAGATTCTGACTGCCATCCAGCCGCATGGCGCCGCCCCCGAAGTCGATCGGGATTGTGAAGTCGAGCCGGCTCCGGTCGACGGAGTCCTCCCGGACCGGTTCTATGCCACCAGCCACCTCCCGACCCAGGTGCGGCTGGGCGGCCATTGGGTGCCGGTTGAACCGATTGAAATGGACACGGCGATTCGAGTCGATCCGGTCAAGCGCTGCGCCGGCATCGTCCCGATGGCGGAAGTCAGGAAAGGCGACCTCGTTGTCGTGGGCCGGTCGGGCGTGCGCGTGCAGCCGCTCAGCCGGCCGGCCCGCCGGGACGTGTTCGGCTTCATGGAGGCGCAGGTGTCCTCCGAGCGTCCGCACGCGCCGTTGATTGCGGATATCGCCAAGCGGATGCAGGCCCTGCGGACATCGTTCCGGCAAGGCCATCCGGCCAGCAAGATTCTGCTGGCCGGCGGGCCGGCCATTGTCCATGCGGGCGGCCGGGATGCCTTGACCTGGCTCGTTGAATCGGGATTCGTCCAGGTGCTGTTCTGCGGCAACGCCCTCGCCGCCCATGACATGGAAGCGACCCTGTTCGGCACCTCGCTCGGCTATGGGCTCGCGGCGGGACGGACCATGCCGCACGGACATGAACATCACCTGCGCACGATCAACCGCATCCGCGGCATCGGCAGCATCGAGGAAGCGGTGCGGCAGGGCGTGATCACAACCGGCATCATGGCGGCTTGCGTCAAGCAAGGGGTGCAGATCGTCATGGCCGGAACGATCAGGGACGACGGGCCGCTGCCGGGGGTGATTACGGATTCGATGCAGGCGCAGGCGGCCATGCGGGCCGCGCTTCCCGATGTCGGCCTGGCTCTGTTGGTCGCTTCGACCTTACACGCGGTGGCGACCGGAAATCTGTTGCCGGCGACGGTGCCGACCGTCTGCGTAGACGTCAATCCGTCCGTGCCGACCAAGTTGGCGGATCGCGGCAGTTTTCAGGCCGTCGGCCTGGTCATGGACGCCGCCTCATTTTTGAAAGAGCTGGCGCGCGAATTGGGGTGGAAGCCGTGA
- a CDS encoding metallophosphoesterase, with protein sequence MRARWQEWQDLSRMFTGHVLTAPLHHLFNRLPHWEYGLARPQLTRLHCTHARLAGRRAVHLTDLHLDRYQIRHDKTIRIVADLKPDWIFITGDLLNVRSGLPSLFRFLAGLRWIAPLYMTLGNHDHYSGVPVDEFASLADRHKITLLVNQTTTLQVNGGELAIIGVDDPSLHRARLDQVPSPHPDRFTLLLAHAPNILQILHDGHHLDLILTGHSHGGQWRPPYLRPFWLPPGCAGKVGGLYEVGRHRLYVNRGLGWSALPLRWNCPPEVLLIEWKERVTGQSSSVNRGIGSRS encoded by the coding sequence ATGAGGGCTAGGTGGCAGGAATGGCAAGACCTTTCCCGCATGTTTACCGGCCACGTCCTGACCGCTCCGCTGCATCACCTGTTCAATCGGTTGCCGCATTGGGAATATGGGCTGGCTCGTCCGCAACTGACCAGGCTGCATTGCACCCATGCGCGTCTGGCCGGCCGCCGGGCCGTCCACCTCACCGATCTGCATCTCGACCGGTACCAGATCCGGCATGACAAGACCATCCGGATCGTGGCGGATCTCAAGCCGGACTGGATCTTCATCACCGGAGACCTGTTGAATGTCCGCAGCGGACTCCCGTCCCTCTTCCGCTTTTTGGCCGGTCTCCGCTGGATCGCGCCCCTCTACATGACCCTCGGGAACCACGACCATTATAGCGGGGTCCCGGTGGACGAATTTGCCTCGCTGGCCGACCGGCACAAGATCACGTTGCTGGTCAACCAAACCACGACCTTGCAGGTCAATGGCGGCGAGCTGGCCATTATCGGCGTCGATGACCCCTCGCTCCATCGCGCCCGCCTGGACCAGGTGCCGTCCCCTCATCCGGACCGGTTCACCTTGCTCCTGGCCCATGCCCCGAACATCCTGCAGATCCTCCACGACGGGCACCATCTCGATTTGATCCTCACCGGCCATAGCCACGGCGGCCAGTGGCGGCCTCCCTACCTGCGTCCCTTTTGGCTGCCGCCTGGCTGCGCGGGCAAGGTGGGCGGGCTGTATGAAGTGGGCCGGCACCGGCTGTATGTGAATCGCGGGCTCGGCTGGTCGGCCTTGCCCCTCCGGTGGAATTGCCCGCCGGAGGTCCTGTTGATCGAATGGAAAGAGCGCGTCACTGGTCAATCGTCATCCGTCAATCGGGGAATCGGCTCCCGCAGTTGA
- the truD gene encoding tRNA pseudouridine(13) synthase TruD encodes MTIPLPYLTASVPGIGGTIRSTPDDFQVKERPLYLPCGEGEHLYLQITKRGLGTPQLVLHLSSVLGIKARAIGVAGLKDSNAVTTQMLSLQGVKPETLARLRTDDRILAVEVLGRHRNRLRTGHHAGNEFRLVIRQVSPDAGERVSVVLDELVRRGVPHYFGPQRQGRKGENYLLGAALLVDGARRNKLSRSKRLWYLHAYQAHLFNRIVAARIDRIDRLLSGDWAMKVANGACFPVEDPVQEQPRADAFEISPTGPLFGSRASWATGEAGAIEQEAVAELGTTREALTAAAKACGFRGERRALRVPLAGLDWSLQDRTLTLSFALPPGGYATNVLRELMKNEQNLPG; translated from the coding sequence GTGACGATACCGTTGCCCTACCTGACCGCCTCCGTTCCCGGCATCGGCGGGACGATCCGATCAACCCCCGATGACTTCCAAGTAAAAGAGCGACCCCTTTATCTCCCCTGCGGAGAGGGAGAGCATCTGTATCTCCAGATCACGAAGCGCGGACTCGGGACGCCCCAGTTGGTCCTGCATCTGAGTTCGGTTCTGGGGATCAAGGCCCGGGCCATCGGCGTGGCCGGGTTGAAAGATTCCAACGCCGTGACGACCCAGATGCTGTCGCTCCAGGGGGTGAAGCCGGAGACGCTGGCTCGCCTTCGCACGGATGACCGGATTCTGGCCGTCGAGGTGCTGGGGCGCCACCGCAACCGTCTGCGGACCGGCCACCACGCCGGCAACGAGTTTCGCCTTGTGATCCGACAGGTGTCGCCGGATGCCGGCGAGCGGGTTTCGGTCGTGCTCGATGAACTGGTCCGTCGCGGGGTACCGCATTATTTCGGCCCGCAGCGGCAGGGGCGCAAAGGGGAAAATTATCTCCTCGGCGCAGCGTTGCTGGTCGATGGGGCCCGGCGCAACAAACTGTCCAGGAGCAAGCGGCTCTGGTACCTGCATGCCTACCAAGCGCACCTGTTCAATCGGATCGTGGCCGCGCGCATTGACCGGATCGACCGGCTGCTCTCGGGCGACTGGGCAATGAAGGTGGCGAACGGCGCCTGCTTTCCCGTGGAGGACCCGGTCCAGGAGCAGCCTCGCGCCGATGCCTTTGAGATCAGTCCGACCGGCCCCCTCTTCGGGTCGCGCGCCTCCTGGGCGACGGGCGAGGCCGGAGCCATCGAGCAGGAGGCAGTGGCTGAGCTGGGCACGACCAGGGAGGCCTTGACCGCTGCCGCCAAGGCCTGCGGATTTCGCGGCGAACGGCGGGCGCTGCGGGTTCCGTTGGCGGGGTTGGACTGGTCGCTTCAGGATCGAACCCTCACCCTGTCGTTTGCGCTCCCTCCCGGCGGCTACGCGACCAATGTGCTGCGGGAGCTGATGAAAAACGAGCAGAACCTTCCCGGATAG